The DNA segment gtgtaaaactgtgtctgtccgtccgtctgtgtgCCAGGAGAGCCAGCAGGTCATCGGTTCTAAcactgtgtccgtctgtctgtgtgtcccagGACAGCcagcaggtggtggaggtgttcaaGACGGGCTTCGAGCCTCCGGGAGACGTGGAGTTTGAGGACCACAGCGCCCCCATGAGGCGAAGCATCTCCGAGTCCAGTTACCTTGACAACCGAGCCGAGCAGAGACACACAAGGCGCAACAGCCGAGGAAGACTCTGGCCCTTCATCCGCAAGAACAAGGTAGAGGCGGGAGAAACGTCAAGTGATGATGGATGGATCCTGGATGGATCATGAGTCTCTGTTGGCTGTCGCTGCTGTTGACctgtcctctccatctctctgttttCTCTTAACTTGCCCTCTGTCTTCTTCGCTCttgttcctcctcttccacacCCACTTCGTTTTTTCCACTCTCTggctctcactcgctctcgctctctctttctttctctccctctcgctcgatCTACATAcctacgtctctctctcgcactatgtctcttctctctctctctctctctctctctcgctctctctctctcgtctcgcCCCTTTCTTCCTTtaacacacacccctcttcccttcAGCTGATgagccttctctcctccccacatcagccaccacctcctccacccacctccccaTCCCCAGGGGGCGAAACCAGCAGCCCACAGTCCCCGCCTACTTCCGCCCGGGAACCAATCACGCAGCGACTCAACGACCTCATGAGCTCCGGCTCCAGAACCCGAAAACAGTGTCTTCGCAGCCTGAAGAGAGGGGTGAGCGTCTTGGTTTTCAGTGTTTACTCACGCTCTCTCCCTTCACATCGTGCCCGCATGATGTGAGATGGCCATGCAAAGAACAATGTTTTCTCAGTCCATACAGCCAGTTGTTTGCCTCCTTATCCTTTTTGGGATGATGCCATTAGAAGTATTGCATATCGACACGATAATGTGACAAAATCCTCTCCCAACTTGCCCTGCTCGTAGCACATCACGAACagacaaaagaaaacataacgTTCAATATCCACACAATAAAACAGTAAACCTACAAATTTAACACAATATGCATAACATTTTTAATGTTCCGGATTTTAACTTTTTTAAACTTTCCTTTCATGCCTGCAGCTGTCACTCAAACTGGTAAGTAGGGATTTCCCTGTCtggtatttttattgttatataaGACAGTGCCTCTGTCAATTTctatctgggattaataaaatacatatatctttgtgcgtgcgtgtttgtgtgtgtgttttcgtgttgTTTATCTGAAGGGCTCTGGCTCAGAAGACTTCAGTCACCTCCCTGCAGAACAGAGGCGTAAGAAACTTCAGAACAGGATCAGCAGCATCGGTGTGGaagtccagagagagagagaacagaggtaCCTGAGAGATCCATCCCCCTGCCCACCACTCCGGATGGTTAACAGAAATCCATCATTTACTTCTAGttataaagtttttttttaagtgttatCAAGGCGTGAAAAAACATCACTATTTTGAAGCATCACAAATTGATGTTCCCTGAAATCAAATGCATTCTTACTTAAAGGGAAACTACAcccatttgcattaagctttgtatcgttagaaacccagtcATATTTTTTAATGGTCCTGCGTATCTACCTCTAACATTTCCTGCTTTAAATGACGCAAAATTATGATTATTGTGTCATTTAAagcaggaagtgtaagagggggggCCCTAAGAAACGACAAGCACTCCTCGTTTTCAAACCCggctagggggtgggacccactgacgctacagacctattacagatcagtgccagtgggtggggtataaacggtatagagAGTACACCGGtttgaatttgcgctacggtatggattttgacgttatcgtctgaccggtgtgaccggtagatCACACGAGCGCTAAAGAAGCAATGATGTTGTACCAGAGACGCAGTCGTTTATTCATAatggcgcacacagcttttggccgagctccggcgggagacctTGAGCTCTATATTTAAAtgatataagataatatatagacatctataataatattatgcataatatcacggcccaaagctgtgtgcgcctccagggGGCCTcagcgaggcaccaccgccccttgttggtggtgcctcgcggcagcggacagcgggcagcgggctccggcgggagacaatcgcgggcaacaatccctttctcttccatgtcatggttcagtcttcttcagattgatgtggaagtggaagaaccagagacatcggagaacccaaagcagtcgtttgagatgatattatgaataaacgactgcgtcgggttctccgacgtctcacatcaatctgaatttgcagttcaatctggacttcagagagtcaaagccaacatcccttcccccaattccttctccaccaagGGCCGAGAATCAATACACAGGTCTTATTTTGCAATCCCGCACCCGCCCGAGAATTACATTCCGCAGCCGACCAGACACGCTATCAATAGATACCGATGCCCGACCCACACCCAAAGGAAAATTAGACACATTGGATGGAACACCGGGGTATAAcactatgggccctattttaacggtctgaaacgcaagtgagaagcgccaaccaatacattataaacatcgtttTTATAAGTATTggatgcattatcgttatcgacttgtgttcctaatatgcatgtccccccccgttaatatacattgccatggactgtattatgtgttacgtgtttagtttgcgtgtgtttaaacagatgggacgcacacacgcacgcacgcctgcacgcgtgtgtgtgttacacattcacacacgcgcgcccgcattcattcattctttttaacactcactcgcggtaaaacaatgttttctcacgatcaaatactcatcaatcctaaaagttatgggcatatacacgatgtctgtgtcaagaaaagatgtgtttgctgtacggtgtttgcagatgcattgatttaaaagtacaacttattaccgctgtatcagctgtatCCCAAATAATtaaccaagaatgtgtggctaggtagatgagagaagcaaagtgtatgcgcgaggtgcacaagcaacattatgcatgcgcccttaaaatagtaTCTGAACaatgcgccactgactttaaaccaggtatctcctggtttgtggcgcaagtggtttctgaaacgtcaaaatagcaccagggaacgtttgcgccagaacacgcctcctcctttcgccgagccgccccttggggcgcaagatcattccctaatttactgacgcgtggcgcaggagggaaaagaacactctgcgccagttgcaaactacaatacaatacaaatacaactagcaacgacacatgcgccagtgattaagtcaattgcgcctgatgcaagatagggccctatgtgGTGTTTAACgtggtgctttagattgctgtgcaaaaaaagcacatcatccactgttgaCGGTTATAATTGACTCCTCTGCTCCTGAATAACATATCCAGCACCGGAGAAGTCTCGCCCTAAATCACAATACCCGCGACCGACCCACGCTGTTCAGGCGTCCGACCTGACCAGCACCCGTGTCCGACACAGTACATTATTTTTCCCCTGTTTCTTCCAAATTGTGCGGGTCACCCATCGGGTAGCCTACCCGAACCTGTGAAGGACTCCGAGATAACCCCCTCTACAAGTCTTTAcatgttgtggaagtaccagagacgtccaagaacccaacgcagtctttaattcataatatcatccggaggtgcacacagcttttggctgtgatcttgtatattatattatattacatagatTAGATACCTTagataaataatattataataattagatatagagctccgggagaaacggagtgcaaatggcaacaatcacttccCCTCCATGCTGCTGTTCACGCTGGACTGCAGTGAACGCTGATTGACTGTTATGTTACGTCCCTCActgagtgaacgctgattgtcATTGTGGGAGTTGTCGTCTTCAATCcgcaagcgccaaaaagtcactgtctgccttttctcggtcaaggaGGCACAAAAATTGAAATTGATGTTACTATTCGACTAAATATATGACCCACTTTCAATACAGATTCATTTCTCTGCCGGTGAAATTCTCCTTTAATCTCAGTCTATCTAATTCCTCACGACAAATTAATGGGTGGAGCCTAGTATCTCTCTTGGCTACGTACTAGGCAATGAGTGACCACCTAACttgcaccagttactcaagttatgGCGAAGGGGTAGGCGTGGATACAAACCACACCCCTACAATCAGTTTATTACTGACGACTTTAAGATCTATATTTACATACTTTTGACATTTTCCTGAAAGGGCATTTGTTATGTTGTTATGTATGTTTCGGTTTTTGATGTTTTAGATCATGTCCTTTTAAACCACTTCTCAACCCCATCATTAAACCACTGTTACCACAGCCtttcgtttgtgtgtttgtgcgtgttgcaGAGATGCTCTGGCTAAGCTGCGGGAGGTGTACCAGAGGAGCCCTGAGATGGGCGACGCCAGCAGCCTGGACTCCCAGATCGAGGAAGCCAGTCAGAGGCTGGACCGCCTGCAGAAGGAGCTGCACAGACATCAGGTCTGGACATGACCTGTAGATATTATCACAACTTCAGTCATCTACTTATACTGAATGTCTGTttttatgggtttgtgtgtgtgttggggtgtgtgtgtgtgtgtgtgtgtgtgtgtgtgtgtgtgttggggtgtgtgtgtgtgtgtgtgttggggtgtgtgtgtgtgtgttggcgtgtgtgtgtgtgtgtgtattggcgtgtgtgtgtgtgtgtgtgtgtgtgtgtgtgtgtgtgtgtgtgtgtgtgtgtgtgtgtgtgtgtgtgtgtgtgtgtgtgtgtgtgtgtgtgtgtgtgtgtgtgtttctgtgtgcccTCACAGGGTTGGTTGCAGGAGACGGAGAGCAGGCTGGTAGATCACGGCGGCAGGCGTCAGAGTGGAGGttgtgggtttgagtcccaggCCACAACGCCAGGCAGTAGCAGCCTGGGTCACCTGGAGAACCTCAACCACCAGGGTCCTTCCAGCCGAGAGAGGCATGTCCCTTCACAGCCATCTACTCTGTTCACTATCTATTTATGTCTTTGCTAGCTTTCCAACACCATTTCACTAGCTCTACAATAGAGTACTGACCGTATGAGCACCAGCTGTCTGATTCTTCACTCAGCTGTCCAGCCTTCTGTCAACAAAAATGGGCTGTAATATTAAATGAAAAGTTAAGGAATTTGTAGATCCATGGTTTTTGCATTTAACCTGGCAACCCCGGTTGCCATCCGACCAGATGATTTATGCAGCTCTGTGTTGAATTATATTGTGAGACTTCGAACTCCAGAAATATTGTCCCCGTCTGCCTGCACCATGTCTTCTCatccgttgtgttgtgttgcgtgtTGCGTTTCTAGTCCCGACGGCAGCTACACAGAGGACAACACCGCGGAGCTCCATTTGAAGTCTCGCAGTTCAGAGTTTGACGATGACTTTGACGAAGATGAGCCCTTGCCCAGTATAGGCACCTGCAAGGCCCTCTACCCCTTCCAAGGTACTCCTCTGTCACAGatgccagaccccccccccccccccagacacgcTGCTGCCTCCCCTAACACTGCAGCAGATGCTAGCGCTTGTAGCTTAGCATTGTGAGATGGCACTCCAAACCTTTCCAGGAAGGAagggtctctgtctctgtgttacTCCTCAAGGTTGCTTTCTTGATATTTAAGGCCctttttcctttattttcatCGGTTCATTTCCTCTGAAATGTATCGGTTAAAGGGTTTAGGCGGTTAAGGGGTGTTATATAGTTAATAATAGTTAGTCTTGAAGCACTTAGAGACGATGTGTGATTAAGGCTGATCCAAGTCGAATCGACTCGGTTGAAGAATCAAGTTGACAATGTGAACTCAATTACCGACACTCGACCACTTGACCGGGACGTGTTTGTGTGACGCAGGTCAGAACGAGGGCACCATCTCCATGGTGGAGGGCGAGTTGCtgtcggtggtggaggaggacaagGGGGACGGCTGGACCCGAGTGAGGCGGGACCAGGACGAGGAGGGATATGTGCCCACCTCCTACATTAAAGTCTTCCTGGATAGCAACGCTAAAGGTGCCATGACTTACATCTAACCTACACTCCCTGAACACCGCACCACACCACAGCCGCAGCTGCCACCACCAGCACGGGTCaacagaacacacacccacaccacacacacataacttaaTGAACACAACTCACAGTAATGCCATGATCGCCATAGCAACGGTGAGCTCCATGATTTTGCCTGTATGAAACAAGTGGACCCTCAGTCCTCAAGATGAACCCTGGCCTTCTGAAGGCCGTTTGAACGAGAAAACAAGTTCCTAATTGAAAATGCCCAACCTTTTAGACAACCGGCCTGTGGAGTGGTACTGGCCActcgttgacctctgacctccacaaGATGTCATTCAAAACTAGCTGACTCTCGGCCGTTTAACCAGCACCTCTGAATGTCAACACAGTGTTCttaacgctgtgtgtgtgtgtgtgtgtgtgtctgtgtgtgtgtgtgtgtgtgtgtgtgtgtgtgtgtgtgtgtgtgtgtgtgtgtgtgtgtgtgtgtgtgtgtgtctgtgtctgtgtctgtgtctgtgtgtctttcagtgTGAATGGAAACACTCATCGCTGCTGTTTGTACAttcaattatgtgtgtgtgtgtgtgtgcatgtgtgcgtgtgttcggaTTGGCCTACTCCTCAGGTAGTTTTGTGGATATTAATTCTATATCTGGGGGCTAGTCTATGCATACTATATTTAAAGCTCTATAAAATCTATCAATCAATTACTCTTTTTTACCTCTCTTTGTGGCTTTGCCTGTCTATGTGCTCTAGAGCTGCATTCTTCTCTGCTTGCCTATAGGTTcatgtataggcctatatatactgtatatacatagaatatactgtatatatgtagAAAATAGATTTATTGTAGTGCATGTCTGGTCGAAACAATGTCTGCTCAGTGTCTAAATCTATGGCAACATGTACTGTATATCTTtgttaggcacacacacacacacacacacacacacacacacacacacacacacacacacacacacacacacacacacacacacacacacacacacacacacacacacacacacacacacacacacaaccccctggGAAGGTGAGGTCACAAAGCCAaaggtctcctcctccatctttccTCAGGTTTCAAACTCCTATATTATGTCCTACTTACCATAACAAAGCCTGAAACAAAACTACTAACCTAATGGTTTATCCTGACTACCTTACTTTACTAACCTGCTGGTTTACAATGCTCTATTCAGAAGACCTTAAACTGACTACTAACATTCTAGTTtttacagtgttttttttctagACTACCTTCCATTAACTAATTTACTAATCTGCAGAGGTTCATTTGTATGACCTCCATTAGCTAGTAACAACATGTTTACAGTCGTTTATATTCAGACTTTAGTAATGACCACTAAGTTCCTACCTTGTTCCCAGCAGGGTTGTGTCGTTTACATTAGGTtggaaagggttagggtcattaTCCATATGCGACCAATTTGATTGGTCAAAGATGATTTGGTCAATGTTGCATTGAAAACTGAAACAgtttttaaaccatttaaagTAGTATATGCATTGACTGGGGCACAGGGTTGTTAATGAGTTATGGGGCAGTAGGACCTTGAGACTGGGAGGAAATTGCTGCTTCAATTGGCTGAAATGTTACCTTTTGTCTGAGCCTGCCTCTTCTaacctgcctgtctgtttgtctgtctgtctgtttgtctgtcttatTTCTTCACTTTatttaaccctctctctctctctgtccctctcattctctctctctctctctctctctctctctctctctctctctctctctctctctctctctctctctctctctctctctctctctctctctctctttctgtctctgtctgtttgctTGTAATCTTGCCCTAATGCTGTCTACCTTCCAACCCTTTCAattcacctgtctgtctctctgttgttaTGAATTTATGCATGTATCTCTACGTCTGTcgcctgtttctctctttgcttgccccctcccccccttttttGTCGTTCTGTCCCTCAATGTATGTCGGCCTTCTCTCTTTACTCCATCTCGCTGTtctacctgcctgtctctgtgtctgtctgtgtgtgtgtctctctctgcctgtctgccctGCCTGTCTGGccgcctgtctgtgtgtttattttgtagGCTTCGAGCAGGCTAGTCGGCTAGTCTAGTGCTAGACTGGTAGTGACCAGTAGGCGGAGCTGTGGAGAGAGGATGACTTAACCACAACAGGAAGTGATTCGTAAAGAATGAGAGAATGGAGGAgttctggtaaaaaaaaaaagtttcatggacattaatacacacattgtttCAAGAATTCCTTACGCAGATTGCCAAATGTTTGGATGTCGAATTCAGACAAACTTAAAGGACTTGTTGTTCCTGCAACCACACGAGCCCCGAAGAAACCAGAGGAATCGCTCCTCTCTTTCTGAGACGGATCTCAAAGGAGGCCGGAGGCGAGGATATTACATATTTTCAGGGAAGACGAAAAATGTGTTTCCATAGCAATGTCATTGCCGGTGTGTGTTACCACGGTAACCACTACATCACATGCAAAGTAGAGGTATACTGCTGCCTTGCAACTTTAGGTCTACATTTTCCCCTCTTCGGCATAATTAATTTGGGTTGTTTCCATAGTGATTGTCTCCTTGGTTACAGTACAATTGTCAACCCTCCTACTTTCCTTTATGCCTTTGAACGCACCCGTCCTGTCTACCTGATTGTctacctgtccgtctgtccgagTGTCACTGAGCCTTGCTATTTGTTTACTATTAGTGAGAGAATACGGAACATCTCAAAGGTCAAAACTAGCAATGTTAAGAAATTCTGGGTCAGCAAGACTCTTCTGCCATGTTTAACAGAATGCAAACAAAATGGCGCCTATCCCATGTTAAACCCATTCAACGGATGGATCATATCTAACGTTAGACAGATCAATTAGGGATCCTACGTGAAGCAGATGCAACATGGATCCTCTACCTTGTCCACCAGATCCAACATGGATCCGGAGTCTGTCGTAGTGTAAAATAGAGCCGTGGCAAAGTGAAACAGCAGTATTAATGTGttactttttaaatgtatttactcCAATGTATTGTTAATGTCAAGCTTAATCAAAGTAGAAAGGCCTACAGTGAATGCAAGATGGCTGCTATAGAAATGTTTTACCCTTTGGACCTGCTAATGCTTTCAGAGAAATTTCCCGAGAAGGGTGAGAAAAGACAGACCATGATGTCAATATCTGAAAACTTTAAAGACGTTCAAGGGCCTCAAGAGGCACTGGAGAAGCTGTCTCCTCATAGTAGATGATGTTCCTATTAGCCGTGTATTCCATAGGATCCAATGTTGTTGATTCACGAGTGAAATGTCAAACATTATTCTATCGACAACTTGAAGGCTCATGGCTATAATTTGGTggattgtaaaatataaaaactgcttgtttatttgttaatttttttattttttacattgtttactgGTATGTAGAAGTGGGCTTTTTTGAAGTTTGTGGATGTTTCCAATTTTCAACTAAACTAAACTTTAAACAACAATGGAGTCAGTATTTTTCTTTAATTAATGGATGTTTGTGTAGAAATTAGGCCATAACTATGAATGGGGGCAGACTCCACTGTGTGCCCTGAATTTCTCAAACACTGTTTATAGATGTTGCTGACCATGAactatattataaataaattcatATCTTAAAGTACTTGGGGAAATTAGATCTTGCAAATATTTGCCTGGTCAATTCAAGTCAATCAAAATTGGCCAAAACTTTATGGAAATTATACATTTGTGCGCAATTGATAGTGGGGAAATAGATTTGATCGATAAAATAGATAGATTGGTAGATAATACTTTAAGTTTGTAAAGTTCACCTAATTCAAAACATGCATAATCTGTGCAATTCAATTTTTTACACAAATGACTTTAATATTTTGGCCTATATagggcacatataaataactatTAAAATGATATTTCCATTTTACAGGACCACTATTTAGGTGaattatgtatacatgtattttttaagaaaatgcATAAACCTTTCAAACTTTCAAATTATTAGGtaagtgctgcatgcagcgctcaactattgttatgtgagtgctgcatgcagcgcttaactattgttcttcataagttttattctttctttctttctttctttctttctttctttctttctttctttctttctttctttctttctttctttctttctttctttctttctttctttctttctttctttctttctttccactTTATTGTTCTACAAattttgggacctatctccttcctcaatttttcacctagagtctccattcaaatttttaaATGTTCGGAagctttttaaatattttatactttttaagatattctacttttgaaaatgcttctttttttttaacatgggagtcaatgggaggacgctGGAGCCGTCCTAccaagacgtctgcccattctgacactaCTTCTTCCTACTTcttaagacatcgtaactcaataattttccaaccatttaccttcctttaaaccatttaacaaatctacgaaCGTATCTTCAACAACTTCctaacggaatttcgatatcatttaaactttattcagaatcacagttttagtttcat comes from the Gadus chalcogrammus isolate NIFS_2021 chromosome 6, NIFS_Gcha_1.0, whole genome shotgun sequence genome and includes:
- the fnbp1a gene encoding formin-binding protein 1a isoform X2, translated to MDTMQSTTRRTATGTRRPGAVSCSWGTELWDQFENLEKHTSWGIDFLERYTKFVKERADIELSYAKQIRNLSKKYQAKKNCKEEEESRYSWCRSFGSTLRELNDYASHREALAQNLHAYIVSELVRYTQDLKTERKSHFQDGRRAQQHIENSWKQLESSKRRFERDCKEAERAQQNFDRIDTDNSKADGEKRCSLKARQTAQQKQQAAEDSKQDYTTSLKQFNQDQQQHYHTLVPVIYQRIQDMEERRIDRLGESMRSLAEVEHKVLPIISRCLDGMTHAAESIQSRVDSQQVVEVFKTGFEPPGDVEFEDHSAPMRRSISESSYLDNRAEQRHTRRNSRGRLWPFIRKNKPPPPPPTSPSPGGETSSPQSPPTSAREPITQRLNDLMSSGSRTRKQCLRSLKRGLSLKLGSGSEDFSHLPAEQRRKKLQNRISSIGVEVQREREQRDALAKLREVYQRSPEMGDASSLDSQIEEASQRLDRLQKELHRHQGWLQETESRLVDHGGRRQSGGCGFESQATTPGSSSLGHLENLNHQGPSSRESPDGSYTEDNTAELHLKSRSSEFDDDFDEDEPLPSIGTCKALYPFQGQNEGTISMVEGELLSVVEEDKGDGWTRVRRDQDEEGYVPTSYIKVFLDSNAKGFEQASRLV
- the fnbp1a gene encoding formin-binding protein 1a isoform X1, which encodes MDTMQSTTRRTATGTRRPGAVSCSWGTELWDQFENLEKHTSWGIDFLERYTKFVKERADIELSYAKQIRNLSKKYQAKKNCKEEEESRYSWCRSFGSTLRELNDYASHREALAQNLHAYIVSELVRYTQDLKTERKSHFQDGRRAQQHIENSWKQLESSKRRFERDCKEAERAQQNFDRIDTDNSKADGEKRCSLKARQTAQQKQQAAEDSKQDYTTSLKQFNQDQQQHYHTLVPVIYQRIQDMEERRIDRLGESMRSLAEVEHKVLPIISRCLDGMTHAAESIQSRVDSQQVVEVFKTGFEPPGDVEFEDHSAPMRRSISESSYLDNRAEQRHTRRNSRGRLWPFIRKNKLMSLLSSPHQPPPPPPTSPSPGGETSSPQSPPTSAREPITQRLNDLMSSGSRTRKQCLRSLKRGLSLKLGSGSEDFSHLPAEQRRKKLQNRISSIGVEVQREREQRDALAKLREVYQRSPEMGDASSLDSQIEEASQRLDRLQKELHRHQGWLQETESRLVDHGGRRQSGGCGFESQATTPGSSSLGHLENLNHQGPSSRESPDGSYTEDNTAELHLKSRSSEFDDDFDEDEPLPSIGTCKALYPFQGQNEGTISMVEGELLSVVEEDKGDGWTRVRRDQDEEGYVPTSYIKVFLDSNAKGFEQASRLV